From Streptomyces sp. NBC_00370, a single genomic window includes:
- a CDS encoding RDD family protein has protein sequence MDELVTGDAVVLGLRPARLPSRALALAIDLVVIWVVYLILTIGVVVAAGSLDDAALAAISVAMFLFVLVGVPIAVETLSHGRSLGKLACGLRVVRDDGGPIRFRHALVRGAMGVVEILISFGVIACIASLVSARGRRIGDVFAGTLVVRERVPGARMESVPPPPPWLVGRFAALDLSSVPDSLWLAIRQYLTRMGQLDPAVNWSMAIRLADDLAARTGAPKPADVPPAAYLAAVVNERQAREARRGFEAPAGVSGGVAVPRLPVADVPAGSVPVAAPTPAPATPSPSKPSGPATGFAPPA, from the coding sequence GTGGACGAGCTTGTGACGGGCGACGCGGTCGTACTCGGGCTGCGCCCGGCGAGGCTGCCGAGCCGCGCGCTGGCGCTCGCGATCGACCTCGTGGTGATCTGGGTGGTCTATCTGATCCTGACGATCGGTGTCGTCGTCGCGGCCGGTTCGCTCGACGACGCGGCCCTGGCTGCCATCTCCGTCGCGATGTTCCTGTTCGTGCTGGTCGGTGTCCCGATCGCGGTCGAGACGCTCAGCCACGGACGCTCGCTGGGCAAGCTCGCCTGCGGTCTGCGGGTGGTACGGGACGACGGCGGCCCCATCCGGTTCCGGCACGCGCTGGTGCGGGGCGCGATGGGCGTGGTGGAGATCCTGATCTCGTTCGGGGTCATCGCCTGTATCGCGTCGCTCGTGTCGGCGCGGGGCCGGCGGATCGGTGATGTCTTCGCCGGGACCCTCGTCGTACGGGAGCGGGTGCCCGGAGCGCGGATGGAGAGCGTGCCGCCTCCCCCGCCGTGGCTGGTGGGCCGGTTCGCCGCGCTCGACCTGTCGTCGGTCCCCGACTCGCTGTGGCTGGCGATACGCCAGTACCTGACGCGTATGGGGCAGCTCGACCCGGCCGTGAACTGGTCCATGGCCATTCGGCTCGCGGACGATCTGGCGGCCCGTACGGGGGCGCCGAAGCCCGCGGACGTACCGCCGGCCGCCTACCTGGCCGCCGTGGTGAACGAGCGTCAGGCGCGTGAGGCCCGGCGGGGGTTCGAGGCTCCGGCCGGTGTCTCCGGCGGTGTCGCTGTCCCCCGTCTCCCCGTTGCCGACGTTCCCGCGGGTTCCGTGCCCGTGGCCGCTCCCACGCCCGCGCCTGCCACGCCGTCACCCTCCAAGCCGTCCGGACCCGCCACCGGATTCGCGCCGCCCGCCTGA
- a CDS encoding DUF5719 family protein, giving the protein MNRATLSLIAAAVALAAVTGFASLSGPADDGKPAVALAPARMPVERTSALCPAPSLSDVADTTYTSITPKGADGATAAADSAGSAELKATTVAPTDAAPADGSDDDTKGKPKDKSKSPKPPKAPAEKKPVVTLKEPGKPVSAKASGADAPALVGTATGRLAPGWTTQQTTTVDVGGARGLLGVTCTPPDTDFWFPGASTEDARQDYVHLTNPDDTAAVVDIQMYGKTGVLKSEVGEGIPVPAHSSVPVLLSTLTTEAVADVTVHVTTRTGRVGAVVRAADEKAGSDWLPASADPAAKVVLPGIPADATDVRLVAFAPGQQDADLKVQLAGPGGTIVPAGHESLTVKSGMTASVDLADVTKGEAGSVILSQSQKGQASPVVAALRVVRGKGDKQEIAFIPATGPVAARATVADNRAKGSTLSLTAPGAAAKVKVTASAGTGGGEPAVKTYDIKAGTTQAVAPPVPEGLKGSYALTVERESGGPVHAARTLAVPEDGVSMFTVQTLPDDKGTVSVPKAKQDLSILD; this is encoded by the coding sequence GTGAACCGAGCCACCCTCTCCCTCATCGCCGCCGCCGTCGCCCTCGCGGCCGTGACCGGATTCGCCTCGCTCAGCGGGCCCGCTGACGACGGCAAGCCGGCGGTGGCCCTGGCGCCGGCCCGGATGCCCGTGGAGCGCACGAGCGCGCTCTGCCCGGCGCCCAGCCTCTCGGACGTCGCCGACACGACGTACACGTCCATCACCCCGAAGGGCGCCGACGGCGCGACGGCGGCGGCGGACTCCGCGGGCTCGGCCGAGCTGAAGGCGACCACCGTCGCGCCGACGGACGCGGCCCCCGCCGACGGCTCGGACGACGACACGAAAGGCAAGCCGAAGGACAAGTCCAAGTCGCCGAAGCCGCCCAAGGCGCCCGCCGAGAAGAAGCCGGTGGTCACGCTCAAGGAGCCCGGCAAGCCGGTTTCGGCCAAGGCGAGCGGCGCCGACGCGCCGGCCCTCGTCGGCACGGCTACCGGCCGTCTCGCCCCCGGCTGGACCACCCAGCAGACCACCACGGTCGACGTGGGCGGTGCGCGCGGGCTGCTCGGTGTGACCTGCACGCCGCCGGACACCGACTTCTGGTTCCCCGGCGCCAGCACCGAGGACGCGCGGCAGGACTACGTCCACCTCACCAACCCCGACGACACGGCCGCCGTCGTCGACATCCAGATGTACGGCAAGACCGGCGTCCTCAAGTCCGAGGTCGGCGAGGGCATCCCGGTACCGGCCCACTCCAGCGTGCCCGTCCTGCTCTCCACCCTGACCACCGAGGCGGTCGCCGATGTGACCGTCCATGTGACCACCCGCACCGGCCGGGTGGGCGCCGTGGTGCGCGCGGCCGACGAGAAGGCCGGCAGCGACTGGCTGCCCGCTTCGGCCGACCCCGCCGCCAAGGTGGTCCTCCCGGGCATCCCGGCGGACGCGACCGACGTACGGCTGGTGGCGTTCGCGCCCGGGCAGCAGGACGCCGACCTGAAGGTGCAGCTGGCGGGCCCCGGCGGCACGATCGTCCCGGCCGGTCACGAGAGCCTGACCGTGAAGTCCGGAATGACCGCGTCCGTCGATCTCGCCGACGTCACCAAGGGCGAGGCGGGATCGGTGATTCTCAGCCAGTCGCAGAAGGGCCAGGCGAGCCCGGTGGTCGCCGCGCTGCGCGTCGTGCGCGGCAAGGGCGACAAGCAGGAGATCGCCTTCATCCCGGCGACCGGACCCGTCGCCGCGCGCGCGACGGTCGCGGACAACCGCGCCAAGGGCTCCACGCTGTCCCTGACGGCGCCGGGCGCCGCGGCGAAGGTCAAGGTCACCGCTTCGGCGGGGACGGGCGGCGGTGAGCCGGCCGTGAAGACGTACGACATCAAGGCCGGCACGACCCAGGCCGTCGCCCCGCCGGTGCCCGAAGGCCTGAAGGGCTCCTACGCGCTGACGGTCGAACGGGAGTCGGGCGGTCCGGTCCACGCGGCGCGCACGCTCGCGGTGCCGGAGGACGGCGTCTCGATGTTCACGGTGCAGACGCTGCCGGACGACAAGGGCACGGTGTCCGTACCGAAGGCGAAGCAGGACCTGTCGATCCTGGACTAG
- a CDS encoding cation diffusion facilitator family transporter: MSASGGTKAIVAALGANLAIAVAKFVAFLFSGSSSMLAESVHSLADSGNQGLLLLGGKKAQREATPQHPFGYGRERYIYAFLVSIVLFSVGGMFAVYEGYEKIKHPHALESWYWPVGVLVFAIIAEGFSFRTAIKESNHTRGSLSWTEFIRRAKAPELPVVLLEDFGALIGLVLALAGVGLALGTDNGVWDGIGTLCIGILLILIALVLAVETKSLLLGEAAGADQVEKIKAAVVDGDVVTGIIHMRTLHLGPEELLVAAKIAVRHDDTADEVASAINAAEARIREAVPIARVIYLEPDIYSESRAASGADPEKGPGGPLTPPDAADGPDAADAADTHDGAADAAADPAAPADPADPAKPATPADPPADKA; this comes from the coding sequence ATGAGCGCGTCAGGCGGAACCAAGGCGATCGTCGCGGCGCTCGGCGCCAACCTCGCGATCGCAGTAGCCAAGTTCGTGGCGTTCCTCTTCAGCGGTTCGTCGTCGATGCTGGCGGAGAGCGTGCACTCCCTCGCGGACTCCGGCAACCAGGGGCTGTTGCTGCTCGGCGGCAAGAAGGCACAGCGCGAGGCGACCCCGCAGCATCCCTTCGGCTACGGCCGCGAGCGGTACATCTACGCGTTCCTCGTCTCGATCGTGCTCTTCTCGGTCGGTGGCATGTTCGCCGTCTACGAGGGCTACGAGAAGATCAAGCACCCGCACGCGCTGGAGTCCTGGTACTGGCCGGTCGGCGTGCTCGTCTTCGCGATCATCGCTGAGGGCTTCTCGTTCCGCACCGCCATCAAGGAGTCGAACCACACGCGCGGTTCGCTCTCCTGGACGGAGTTCATCCGGCGCGCGAAGGCGCCCGAGCTGCCGGTCGTGCTGCTGGAGGACTTCGGCGCGCTGATCGGTCTCGTACTCGCCCTCGCCGGTGTGGGCCTGGCCCTGGGCACCGACAACGGCGTCTGGGACGGTATCGGCACCCTCTGCATCGGTATCCTCCTCATCCTGATCGCGCTGGTCCTGGCGGTGGAGACGAAGTCCCTGCTGCTCGGCGAGGCGGCGGGCGCCGACCAGGTGGAGAAGATCAAGGCCGCGGTCGTCGACGGCGACGTCGTGACCGGCATCATCCACATGCGGACGCTCCACCTCGGCCCCGAGGAACTGCTGGTCGCCGCGAAGATCGCGGTGCGGCACGACGACACGGCCGACGAGGTCGCCTCCGCGATCAACGCCGCCGAGGCGCGCATCAGGGAAGCCGTCCCGATCGCCCGGGTGATCTACCTGGAGCCGGACATCTACAGCGAGTCGCGGGCAGCGTCGGGCGCCGACCCGGAAAAGGGCCCTGGCGGCCCGCTCACCCCGCCGGACGCCGCCGACGGACCTGACGCCGCCGACGCCGCCGACACTCACGACGGTGCTGCCGACGCGGCCGCCGACCCTGCCGCCCCGGCCGATCCCGCCGACCCGGCGAAGCCCGCGACCCCTGCGGACCCGCCTGCCGACAAGGCCTGA
- a CDS encoding DUF3499 domain-containing protein, protein MRWYAPFRPATRESDLGESRRGPLKSAVPSNIVSPVRRCSRTACGRPAVATLTYVYADSTAVLGPLATYAEPHCYDLCAEHSERLTAPRGWEVVRLTDGSAPAQPSGDDLEALANAVREAARPQERAAGQGGRGADPVEVGRRGHLRVLRSPEP, encoded by the coding sequence GTGCGCTGGTACGCCCCGTTTCGCCCGGCGACACGGGAGAGTGACCTCGGGGAGAGTCGTCGCGGCCCGCTCAAGAGTGCGGTACCGTCCAACATCGTGAGCCCTGTACGTCGCTGTTCGCGCACCGCGTGCGGCCGCCCTGCTGTCGCGACACTGACGTACGTCTATGCCGATTCGACCGCGGTCCTCGGCCCGCTCGCCACCTACGCCGAGCCTCATTGCTACGACCTGTGTGCGGAACACAGCGAGCGGCTCACCGCGCCACGCGGCTGGGAGGTCGTCCGCCTGACGGACGGCTCGGCCCCGGCACAGCCCAGCGGCGACGACCTGGAAGCGCTGGCCAACGCAGTACGCGAAGCGGCCCGCCCCCAGGAACGCGCGGCGGGCCAGGGCGGCCGAGGAGCGGACCCGGTGGAAGTGGGCCGCAGAGGCCACCTACGAGTCCTGCGCTCCCCGGAACCCTGA
- a CDS encoding SIS domain-containing protein, whose translation MLDESLLDEPDALTRADRRGLLRGAAEAGARVRTALRHTAEAGITELNPEGRPRAVLIAGSGTAAAGVADLIGALAGAAAPVARLHPTGVAAAAGALRWALPGWAGPVDLLLIVTTDGSEPGLALLTEQAYRRGCTVVAVAPRPSPLGEALGGSHGLLVPMAKPPNEEYEEYEGATPATGPGALWALFTPLLALLDRVGLVTAPVETLHLVADRLDSTAERCGPAVATYSNPAKTLAAELAESLPLIWTEGAAAAPAGRRFAAVLAELTGRPALAAELPDALPAHGALLSGDFTGGAGDPDDFFRDRIEDPQALRARVVLLRDRPTGGLSAAPAARELALGTDTPISELEPEEGSQLEALAELVAVTDFAAVYLALASTPQPAA comes from the coding sequence ATGCTCGACGAGTCGCTTCTCGACGAACCGGACGCGCTCACCCGCGCCGACCGGCGCGGCTTGCTGCGCGGCGCAGCCGAGGCCGGCGCGCGGGTGCGTACCGCCCTGCGGCACACCGCCGAGGCCGGTATCACCGAGCTGAACCCGGAGGGCCGGCCCCGCGCCGTGCTGATCGCGGGATCCGGCACGGCCGCCGCCGGGGTCGCCGACCTGATCGGCGCGCTCGCCGGCGCCGCGGCCCCCGTGGCGCGGCTGCACCCGACCGGTGTCGCCGCGGCGGCAGGTGCGCTCCGCTGGGCGCTGCCCGGCTGGGCGGGACCGGTCGACCTGCTGCTGATCGTCACCACCGACGGTTCCGAACCCGGCCTCGCCCTGCTCACCGAGCAGGCGTACCGCCGCGGCTGCACCGTCGTCGCCGTCGCGCCCCGTCCCTCGCCGCTCGGCGAGGCCCTCGGCGGCTCGCACGGCCTGCTCGTACCGATGGCGAAACCACCGAACGAGGAGTACGAGGAGTACGAGGGCGCGACGCCCGCCACGGGCCCCGGCGCCCTCTGGGCGCTGTTCACGCCGCTGCTCGCGCTGCTCGACCGCGTCGGCCTGGTCACCGCCCCCGTCGAGACGCTGCATCTCGTCGCCGACCGGCTCGACAGCACCGCCGAACGCTGCGGCCCCGCCGTCGCGACGTACAGCAACCCCGCCAAGACCCTCGCCGCCGAACTCGCCGAGAGCCTTCCGCTGATCTGGACCGAGGGCGCAGCCGCCGCGCCGGCCGGGCGGCGCTTCGCCGCCGTACTGGCCGAGTTGACCGGCCGCCCCGCACTCGCCGCCGAACTGCCCGACGCCCTCCCGGCCCACGGCGCGCTCCTCAGCGGTGACTTCACGGGCGGAGCGGGCGACCCCGACGACTTCTTCCGCGACCGGATCGAGGACCCGCAGGCGCTGCGCGCCAGGGTCGTCCTGCTGCGTGACCGCCCCACCGGCGGACTCTCGGCGGCGCCCGCCGCCAGGGAGCTCGCCCTCGGCACCGACACCCCCATCAGCGAACTGGAGCCGGAAGAGGGCAGCCAGCTCGAAGCCCTCGCCGAACTCGTCGCCGTTACCGACTTCGCCGCGGTCTACCTCGCGCTCGCCTCGACTCCTCAGCCGGCCGCGTAA
- the ahcY gene encoding adenosylhomocysteinase, producing the protein MTTVANRQDFKVADLSLAEFGRKEITLAEHEMPGLMSIRKEYAEAKPLAGARITGSLHMTVQTAVLIETLAALGADVRWASCNIFSTQDHAAAAIAVGPEGTPENPQGIPVFAWKGESLEEYWWCTEQALTWPNTPTGGPNMILDDGGDATLLVHKGVEFEKAGKAPDPATADSEEYAYILTLLNRTLGENPQKWTRLASEIRGVTEETTTGVHRLYEMHRDGSLLFPAINVNDAVTKSKFDNKYGCRHSLIDGINRATDVLIGGKVAVVFGYGDVGKGCAESLRGQGARVIVTEIDPICALQAAMDGYQVATLDDVVGIADIFVTTTGNKDIIMASDMAKMKHQAIVGNIGHFDNEIDMAGLAKIDGIVKDEVKPQVHTWTFPDGKTLIVLSEGRLLNLGNATGHPSFVMSNSFSDQTLAQIELFTKPEEYPTDVYVLPKHLDEKVARLHLEALGVKLTTLRPEQAAYIGVDVAGPYKSDHYRY; encoded by the coding sequence ATGACGACTGTCGCCAACCGACAGGACTTCAAGGTCGCCGACCTCTCGCTTGCCGAGTTCGGCCGCAAGGAGATCACTCTCGCCGAGCACGAGATGCCCGGCCTGATGTCGATCCGCAAGGAGTACGCCGAGGCCAAGCCGCTCGCCGGCGCCCGGATCACCGGCTCCCTGCACATGACGGTGCAGACCGCCGTCCTCATCGAGACGCTCGCCGCCCTCGGCGCCGACGTCCGCTGGGCGTCCTGCAACATCTTCTCCACGCAGGACCACGCCGCCGCGGCCATCGCCGTCGGCCCCGAGGGCACCCCGGAGAACCCGCAGGGCATCCCGGTCTTCGCCTGGAAGGGCGAAAGCCTCGAAGAGTACTGGTGGTGCACGGAGCAGGCGCTGACCTGGCCCAACACCCCCACCGGCGGCCCCAACATGATCCTGGACGACGGCGGCGACGCCACGCTCCTGGTGCACAAGGGCGTCGAGTTCGAGAAGGCCGGCAAGGCCCCGGACCCGGCCACGGCGGACAGCGAGGAGTACGCGTACATCCTCACGCTCCTCAACCGCACCCTCGGTGAGAACCCGCAGAAGTGGACGCGTCTCGCGTCCGAGATCCGCGGTGTCACCGAGGAGACCACGACCGGTGTGCACCGGCTGTACGAGATGCACCGTGACGGCTCCCTCCTCTTCCCCGCGATCAACGTGAACGACGCGGTGACGAAGTCGAAGTTCGACAACAAGTACGGCTGCCGCCACTCGCTGATCGACGGCATCAACCGCGCCACCGACGTCCTCATCGGCGGCAAGGTCGCCGTCGTCTTCGGCTACGGCGACGTGGGCAAGGGCTGCGCCGAGTCCCTCCGCGGCCAGGGCGCGCGCGTCATCGTCACGGAGATCGACCCGATCTGCGCGCTGCAGGCCGCGATGGACGGTTACCAGGTCGCCACGCTCGACGATGTCGTCGGTATCGCCGACATCTTCGTGACGACCACGGGCAACAAGGACATCATCATGGCCTCGGACATGGCCAAGATGAAGCACCAGGCGATCGTCGGCAACATCGGTCACTTCGACAACGAGATCGACATGGCCGGCCTTGCCAAGATCGACGGCATCGTCAAGGACGAGGTCAAGCCCCAGGTCCACACCTGGACGTTCCCCGACGGCAAGACCCTCATCGTCCTGTCCGAGGGCCGTCTGCTGAACCTCGGCAACGCGACCGGTCACCCGTCCTTCGTGATGTCGAACTCGTTCTCGGACCAGACGCTGGCCCAGATCGAGCTCTTCACCAAGCCGGAGGAGTACCCGACCGACGTCTACGTGCTGCCTAAGCACCTCGACGAGAAGGTCGCCCGCCTCCACCTCGAAGCGCTCGGTGTGAAGCTCACGACGCTCCGCCCGGAGCAGGCCGCCTACATCGGCGTCGACGTGGCCGGCCCGTACAAGTCGGACCACTACCGCTACTGA
- a CDS encoding Trm112 family protein has product MPLEAGLLEILACPACHAPLSDRTAADVPELVCTGADCGLAYPVRDDIPVLLVDEARRPA; this is encoded by the coding sequence ATGCCGCTCGAAGCCGGCCTCCTGGAGATCCTCGCCTGCCCGGCCTGTCACGCGCCGCTGAGTGACCGTACGGCGGCCGACGTTCCCGAGCTGGTCTGCACCGGTGCGGACTGCGGCCTGGCGTACCCGGTACGTGACGACATCCCCGTCCTCCTGGTCGACGAGGCCCGCCGCCCCGCGTAA
- a CDS encoding metallopeptidase family protein, whose amino-acid sequence MDSPVPPRPTEPRPRRRDRHGRGMRGPVAPPQVPLSASRSESFQDLVRDSVDRLERRWPQLADVEFMVLDVPGTQDESVPLGRSVPAAKDRPARILVYRRPVEIRTKNRDERALLVHEVVVEQVAELLGLAPESVDPRYGQE is encoded by the coding sequence ATGGACAGTCCTGTACCGCCCCGCCCGACCGAACCGCGGCCGCGCCGGCGCGACCGCCACGGCCGCGGCATGCGCGGGCCGGTCGCACCGCCGCAGGTGCCGCTCTCCGCCTCCCGTTCGGAGTCCTTCCAGGACCTGGTGCGGGATTCCGTCGACCGTTTGGAGCGGCGCTGGCCCCAGCTGGCCGACGTCGAGTTCATGGTCCTTGACGTGCCGGGCACGCAGGACGAGTCGGTGCCGCTCGGCCGCTCCGTGCCCGCCGCCAAGGACCGCCCGGCGCGGATCCTCGTCTACCGGCGCCCCGTGGAGATCCGGACGAAGAACCGCGACGAGCGGGCGTTGCTCGTGCACGAGGTCGTGGTCGAGCAGGTGGCCGAGCTGCTGGGTCTCGCGCCCGAGTCCGTCGATCCCCGTTACGGGCAGGAGTGA
- a CDS encoding stage II sporulation protein M, translated as MDLDVFVTKHRAEWDRLDHLLRRGRRLTGAEADELVVLYQRAATHLSLLQSSAPDPMLTTRLTQLMARARATVTGARNASWRDAVRFLTASFPAAVYRARHWWIPTALLSTVMTAVLGWWIAAHPEVQSSIAAPDELREMTRPGGQYETYYSSHPAASFAAQVWTNNAQAAAMCLVLGAFLCLPVIWILFTNVLNLAVGAGLMTSAGRLDTFLGLILPHGLLELTAVFVAAGTGLRLGWTLIDPGPQSRRTALAQRGRAAVGMAIGLALVLCVSGAIEAFVTPSGLPTWARITIGIAAELAFLTYVYVLGGRAARAGDIGDVEAADRSAELPIAA; from the coding sequence ATGGATCTCGATGTCTTCGTGACAAAGCACCGGGCCGAGTGGGACCGCCTTGACCACCTGCTGCGCCGTGGCCGCCGGCTCACCGGCGCCGAGGCGGACGAACTCGTCGTCCTCTACCAGCGCGCGGCGACCCATCTCTCCCTGCTCCAGTCCAGCGCACCCGATCCGATGCTCACGACCCGCCTCACCCAGCTCATGGCGCGCGCCCGCGCGACGGTCACCGGCGCCCGCAACGCCAGCTGGCGTGACGCCGTGCGCTTCCTTACGGCGAGCTTCCCGGCAGCCGTGTACCGCGCACGGCACTGGTGGATACCGACAGCACTGCTGTCGACGGTCATGACGGCGGTGCTGGGCTGGTGGATCGCCGCCCATCCGGAAGTCCAGTCCTCGATCGCCGCCCCGGACGAGCTGCGCGAGATGACCCGTCCCGGCGGTCAGTACGAGACGTACTACTCCAGCCACCCGGCGGCGTCCTTCGCGGCCCAGGTGTGGACGAACAACGCCCAGGCAGCCGCCATGTGCCTCGTCCTGGGGGCGTTCCTCTGCCTGCCGGTGATCTGGATCCTCTTCACCAATGTCCTCAACCTGGCCGTCGGAGCGGGGCTGATGACGTCGGCGGGCCGGCTGGACACCTTCCTCGGCCTGATCCTTCCGCACGGTCTGCTCGAACTGACAGCGGTCTTCGTGGCCGCGGGTACGGGCCTACGGCTGGGCTGGACGCTGATCGACCCCGGCCCGCAGTCGCGGCGAACTGCCCTGGCCCAACGGGGCCGAGCGGCCGTGGGCATGGCCATCGGCCTGGCCCTGGTCCTGTGCGTGTCGGGCGCGATCGAAGCCTTCGTCACCCCCTCGGGCCTGCCTACATGGGCGCGCATCACCATCGGCATCGCCGCCGAACTCGCCTTCCTGACTTACGTGTACGTCCTCGGCGGCCGGGCCGCGCGAGCCGGCGACATCGGCGACGTGGAGGCGGCGGACCGCAGCGCGGAGCTCCCGATCGCCGCCTGA
- the manA gene encoding mannose-6-phosphate isomerase, class I, whose translation MDRLANTVRPYAWGSTTAIPGLLGVEPTGEPQAEMWMGAHPGAPSRVTRPTADGERALSDLIASDPEAELGAATVGKFGPRLPFLLKILAAGSPLSLQVHPNLAQAKEGYDDEERRGVPVDAPHRNYKDANHKPELICALTLFDGLCGFRAPAEAARLLAGLDVDSVKPYVDLLQARPEEAALREVLTAVLSGDPAETAATVTEVAAAAERLGGEYAPYAGIAHHYPGDPGVLAAMLLNYVQLRPGEALFLGAGVPHAYLDGMGVEIMANSDNVLRCGLTPKHVDVPELLRVVRFEATDPGVLRPEVSTSGEEVYETPIDEFRLSRYVLAPGGAVRDVTADTPQILLCVAGTPNAGDIELAPGHSVFVPAGDKAELSGTGTVFRATVVA comes from the coding sequence ATGGACCGCCTCGCCAATACGGTGCGCCCCTACGCCTGGGGCTCCACGACCGCCATCCCCGGACTCCTCGGCGTCGAGCCGACCGGCGAACCCCAGGCCGAGATGTGGATGGGCGCCCACCCGGGCGCGCCTTCGCGCGTCACCCGCCCCACCGCCGACGGCGAGCGCGCCCTGTCCGACCTCATCGCCTCCGACCCCGAGGCGGAGCTGGGCGCCGCCACCGTAGGCAAGTTCGGCCCGCGCCTGCCGTTCCTGCTCAAGATCCTCGCGGCGGGATCCCCGCTCTCCCTCCAGGTCCACCCCAACCTCGCCCAGGCGAAAGAGGGTTACGACGACGAGGAGCGCAGGGGCGTCCCCGTCGACGCCCCGCACCGCAACTACAAGGACGCCAACCACAAGCCCGAACTGATCTGCGCGCTCACCCTGTTCGACGGACTGTGCGGCTTCCGCGCCCCCGCCGAGGCGGCCAGGCTGCTGGCCGGACTCGACGTCGACTCCGTCAAGCCGTACGTCGACCTCCTCCAGGCCCGTCCCGAAGAGGCCGCGCTGCGCGAGGTCCTTACGGCCGTGCTCTCCGGCGACCCGGCCGAGACGGCGGCGACGGTCACCGAGGTCGCAGCCGCAGCCGAACGCCTCGGCGGCGAGTACGCCCCGTACGCCGGCATCGCCCACCACTACCCCGGCGACCCGGGCGTCCTCGCGGCGATGCTGCTCAACTACGTACAACTGCGCCCCGGCGAGGCGCTGTTCCTCGGCGCCGGCGTCCCGCACGCCTACCTCGACGGCATGGGCGTCGAGATCATGGCCAACTCCGACAACGTGCTGCGCTGCGGGCTCACCCCCAAACACGTGGACGTACCCGAACTGCTGCGCGTCGTACGGTTCGAGGCGACCGACCCGGGTGTGCTGCGCCCCGAGGTCTCCACGTCGGGCGAGGAGGTCTACGAGACCCCCATCGACGAATTCCGGCTCTCCCGCTACGTCTTGGCGCCCGGCGGCGCCGTACGCGACGTCACGGCTGACACCCCGCAGATCCTGCTGTGCGTGGCGGGAACCCCCAACGCGGGCGACATCGAACTGGCGCCGGGGCACTCGGTGTTCGTCCCGGCGGGAGACAAGGCCGAACTGTCCGGTACGGGAACGGTTTTCCGGGCAACAGTAGTGGCCTGA